One stretch of Arachis duranensis cultivar V14167 chromosome 1, aradu.V14167.gnm2.J7QH, whole genome shotgun sequence DNA includes these proteins:
- the LOC107467754 gene encoding probable aldehyde dehydrogenase, with amino-acid sequence MFKIVASRARASTPHARNALLSYNVSRSGHALSSATVEAEEISGSRPAEVLNLVQGKWVGASKWNTIVDPLNGDPFIKVGEVDETGLQPFVESLASCPKHGLHNPFKAPERYLMFGDISAKAAHMLSLPKVSDFFARLIQRVSPKSYHQACAEVYVTQKFLENFCGDQVRFLARSFGVPGNHLGQQSHGFRWPYGPVAIITPFNFPLEIPVLQLMGALYMGNKPVLKVDSKVSIVMEQMLRLLHTCGLPVEDVDFINCDGKTMNKLLQEANPRMTLFTGSSRVAEKLAVDLKGRIKLEDAGFDWKILGPDVDQEDYVAWVCDQDAYACSGQKCSAQSLLFMHENWASTSLVSKLKGLAERRKLEDLTIGPVLTFTTESMMDHMKQLLEIPGSKLLFGGKPLEGHSIPPIYGAIKPTAIYVPLEEIVKDKNYELVTKEIFGPFQIITDYKSSQLPAVLDTLEKMHAHLTAAVVSNDPLFLQAIIGRSVNGTTYAGLRARTTGAPQNHWFGPSGDPRGAGIGTPEAIKLVWSCHREVIYDYGPVPNRWEIPPST; translated from the exons CTCTATCATCCGCCACAGTAGAAGCCGAAGAGATATCAGGTTCTAGACCTGCTGAAGTTTTGAACTTGG TTCAGGGTAAATGGGTCGGAGCTTCAAAGTGGAACACAATTGTGGATCCGCTAAATGGAGACCCCTTTATTAAAGTTGGTGAAGTTGATGAAACAGGCCTTCAG CCCTTTGTGGAAAGTTTGGCCAGCTGCCCCAAGCATGGTCTGCACAATCCGTTTAAGGCTCCTGAGAG ATATCTTATGTTTGGAGATATATCTGCTAAGGCAGCTCACATGCTATCACTCCCTAAG GTTTCAGATTTCTTTGCAAGGCTAATACAGAGAGTTTCTCCCAAGAGTTATCATCAGGCCTGTGCAGAAGTTTATGTGACACAAAAGTTTCTAGAGAATTTCTGCGGTGATCAG GTTCGTTTCCTGGCAAGGTCTTTTGGGGTGCCTGGAAATCATCTTGGGCAGCAAAGTCACGGTTTCCGTTGGCCATATGGTCCG GTGGCTATTATTACTCCTTTCAATTTTCCATTAGAGATTCCAGTCCTTCAACTGATGGGTGCACTTTACATGGGCAACAAGCCAGTTCTTAAAGTTGATAGCAAG GTAAGCATTGTCATGGAGCAAATGTTGCGTCTGCTTCACACATGTGGTTTACCTGTAGAAGACGTAGACTTCATAAATTGTGACGGGAAGACAATGAACAAGCTGTTGCAGGAG GCAAATCCAAGAATGACCCTTTTCACTGGTAGTTCAAGAGTGGCAGAGAAATTGGCTGTTGATCTGAAGGGCCGGATTAAATTGGAAGATGCTGGATTTGATTGGAAAATACTGGGCCCTGATGTTGACCAg GAAGATTATGTTGCATGGGTCTGTGACCAGGATGCTTATGCATGCAGTGGTCAGAAGTGCTCAGCACAATCATTATTATTTATGCATGAG AACTGGGCTTCTACTTCCTTGGTATCCAAATTGAAAGGTCTTGCTGAGAGAAGAAAGCTAGAGGACTTGACAATTGGTCCAGTTCTCACT TTTACAACTGAATCAATGATGGATCACATGAAACAATTACTTGAGATACCAGGTTCAAAGCTGCTCTTTGGGGGCAAGCCTTTAGAGGGTCATTCTATTCCACCTATTTACGGTGCTATTAAGCCCACTGCTATTTATGTTCCCCTTGAGGAAATTGTGAAGGACAAGAATTATGAGCTTGTGacaaaagaaatttttggacCTTTCCAG ATAATTACTGACTACAAAAGCAGTCAACTACCAGCTGTGTTGGATACATTGGAAAAAATGCATGCACATTTAACTGCTGCTGTAGTTTCAAATGATCCTCTCTTTTTACAGGCAA TCATTGGTAGATCAGTGAATGGTACAACTTATGCTGGTCTAAGAGCAAGGACTACTGGAGCTCCACAAAACCATTG GTTTGGACCTTCTGGAGATCCTAGGGGTGCTGGAATCGGAACACCAGAAGCTATAAAACTAGTATGGTCTTGCCACAGAGAAGTTATATATGATTATGGTCCAGTACCTAACCGTTGGGAAATTCCTCCATCAACATGA
- the LOC107467764 gene encoding uncharacterized protein LOC107467764 — MSLLEVIKNASINSKPLDSPLDYPIVLNPDTIIPNLKPEQEDAAALCPVKPLSGWKISQADAELIDIGKKFFIQLKAKLKSGNSLEKDEFIGDLNSYLNSIAEKIGVSVAINPSMPNYTKFLIDKVGFFMGKDVVGVVLDVCISFDIWDIVEALIEHGVIKHSCHSGLVTRLVEKKRSDLICSCIKHAFDLGSSEILSILRYFLSPSKDAYESMITVKKEWENQAQLAIDGIHDSSWNKKNLLVAKEASILLMVAYDGFSASEICLHYLLASSNINDVLLSSSFSKLNGKELINLIRYLSTWLKKYERFPQAGPCPEAAAALGLTVCDWVPKLDDVVKFLGFVLDENFSSLVLHPEFHAQLRLIEEVVSSLTAESKCCFLMADVVNKLKMEVKGGNTYDLF, encoded by the coding sequence ATGAGTTTGCTTGAAGTCATTAAAAATGCTTCAATCAATTCGAAGCCACTTGATTCTCCATTGGATTATCCTATTGTTCTGAACCCTGATACTATTATACCTAACTTGAAGCCTGAACAAGAAGACGCAGCCGCCTTGTGTCCTGTAAAACCTCTTAGTGGATGGAAAATTTCACAAGCTGATGCCGAACTCATTGACATTGGGAAGAAGTTCTTTATACAGCTAAAGGCAAAGCTCAAGAGTGGTAATAGTTTGGAGAAGGATGAGTTTATTGGTGATTTGAATTCCTATCTGAATAGCATCGCTGAGAAAATAGGTGTTTCGGTTGCTATTAATCCATCTATGCCCAATTATACTAAGTTTTTGATTGACAAGGTTGGATTTTTTATGGGTAAGGATGTTGTTGGTGTTGTTTTGGATGTGTGCATTTCATTTGATATTTGGGATATAGTTGAGGCTTTGATTGAGCATGGTGTTATTAAGCATTCTTGTCATTCGGGCTTGGTTACTAGGTTAGTTGAAAAGAAGAGGTCCGACTTGATATGTTCGTGCATTAAGCACGCGTTTGATCTCGGGTCATCTGAAATACTCAGCATTCTGAGGTATTTTCTTTCTCCATCCAAAGATGCTTATGAGAGTATGATAACTGTGAAGAAGGAATGGGAGAACCAAGCACAGTTGGCCATTGATGGAATTCATGATAGCAGTTGGAACAAAAAGAATCTGCTTGTGGCAAAGGAGGCTTCCATTTTGCTTATGGTAGCTTATGATGGTTTCTCTGCATCTGAGATTTGTTTGCATTATCTACTTGCATCGTCAAACATCAATGATGTGCTGTTATCATCTTCCTTCAGTAAgttgaatggcaaagagttgatTAACTTGATTCGCTATTTATCGACGTGGCTAAAGAAGTACGAGAGGTTTCCTCAAGCCGGTCCCTGCCCTGAAGCTGCAGCAGCTTTGGGTTTGACGGTTTGCGATTGGGTTCCTAAACTCGACGATGTTGTGAAGTTTCTTGGTTTTGTGCTTGATGAGAACTTTTCTTCGTTGGTGTTGCATCCGGAGTTTCATGCGCAGCTAAGATTAATTGAGGAAGTGGTTAGTTCTTTGACTGCTGAATCCAAATGTTGTTTTTTGATGGCTGATGTGGTGAACAAACTAAAGATGGAAGTAAAAGGTGGAAATACGTATGATCTTTTTTGA
- the LOC107467730 gene encoding uncharacterized protein LOC107467730 isoform X1, protein MDRQWYPNPNPNLNHRPIQPNVCPSCFIPHFPFCPPPPPTSSYYTQPPPPHTPPFQPPPPHAPSYWPPDSDRTFKRQRIDDPHSNFLEDERRLKLIRDHGVALASQQQHYQQPHEELRNHSNYTTHVHQNGFLNFPQNGQFSNGSYAHDSSSGSYHYQAHTPPPPPHDFRNLEGNQGQLNGRVVQYPYPYAHSDNVAHVEASRFFRGQPPLPSSPPPPLPPADPPINQSLQLNASYFSPPKKPGFLFPVHGSSPASVAPSPSSYSQVPEAHALPQPYFQNKQVPEFSTSFPPEEPSNRLLGDAQPFSLKHLPADKPKVTDASHLFMHPHRASRPDHFVIILRGLPGSGKSYLAKMLRDLEVENGGDAPRIHSMDDYFMTEVEKVEDSDTSKSSSSGRSKKLATKKVMEYCYEPEMEEAYRSSMLKAFKKTVEEGSFTFVIVDDRNLRVADFAQFWATAKRSGYEVYILEATYKDPVGCAARNVHGFTQEDIEKMSRQWEEAPSLYLQLDVKSLFHGDDLKESKIQEVDMDMEDDIGDALPAAQGREAEKVVDPPVRDDTSSIKEDVKGGDAEGEHPTEVRELGKSKWSEDFGEDDTDQTEGMRGNINALSGLIHQYGKERKSVHWGDQAGKSGFSIGAARKLNGLSLVIGPGAGYNLVSFLLCVFVFISLLFFGFPFYSVFPDICAKIFGFTVFYLHFPTFLYNEVKALFGFCFYFSCFTLQLPIFIFSLNKILKMITLWVKLSTHPI, encoded by the exons ATGGACCGTCAATGGTATCCTAACCCGAACCCTAACCTGAACCACAGACCAATCCAACCCAATGTTTGCCCTTCTTGCTTCATCCCACACTTCCCCTTCTGCCCCCCTCCTCCACCCACTTCGTCCTATTACACCCAACCTCCACCACCTCACACGCCACCCTTCCAGCCACCACCTCCCCACGCGCCCTCTTATTGGCCCCCCGACTCCGACAGAACCTTCAAGAGACAGAGAATCGATGATCCTCACTCCAATTTCTTGGAAGACGAGCGAAGGCTCAAGCTGATTCGCGATCACGGTGTTGCCCTAGCTTCGCAGCAGCAGCACTACCAACAACCACACGAAGAGCTTCGCAACCACAGTAACTACACTACACATGTTCATCAAAACGGGTTCCTAAATTTTCCGCAAAACGGTCAATTCAGTAACGGTTCTTATGCGCACGATTCTTCTAGCGGTAGCTACCATTACCAGGCTCACACTCCTCCGCCACCACCTCATGATTTTCGAAATCTCGAAGGGAATCAGGGTCAATTGAATGGGAGAGTTGTGCAGTACCCTTACCCTTATGCCCATTCTGATAATGTGGCTCATGTGGAAGCATCAAGATTCTTCAGGGGCCAgcctcctcttccttcttctccgcCGCCTCCTCTTCCTCCAGCTGATCCGCCTATTAATCAGTCTTTGCAGTTGAATGCTTCTTACTTTTCCCCACCCAAGAAACCGGGGTTTCTTTTTCCTGTTCATGGAAGTTCCCCTGCTTCTGTGGCTCCCTCTCCCTCATCGTATTCACAGGTTCCTGAAGCTCATGCGTTGCCCCAGCCTTATTTTCAGAATAAACAAGTTCCAGAATTTTCCACTAGTTTTCCTCCTGAG GAACCATCTAACCGGTTATTGGGGGATGCTCAACCTTTTTCACTAAAGCATTTGCCTGCTGATAAACCTAAAGTCACTGATGCGTCACACTTGTTTATGCATCCACATCGAGCTTCCCGTCCTGATCATTTTGTGATCATCCTTCGAGGTCTTCCAG GTAGTGGTAAGAGCTATTTAGCAAAGATGTTGCGTGATCTTGAGGTTGAAAATGGTGGTGATGCTCCACGGATTCATTCAATGGATGATTATTTCATGACTGAGGTTGAAAAG gTTGAGGATAGTGATACTTCAAAGTCTTCGAGTTCCGGCAGAAGCAAGAAACTGGCAACAAAGAAGGTCATGGAGTATTGTTATGAACCTGAAATGGAAGAG GCTTATCGGTCAAGCATGTTGAAAGCATTCAAGAAAACTGTTGAGGAGGGATCTTTCACATTTGTCATTG TGGATGACCGCAATCTGCGGGTAGCTGATTTTGCTCAATTTTGGGCAACTGCAAAG AGGTCGGGCTATGAAGTGTACATTTTAGAGGCAACTTACAAGGATCCTGTG GGTTGTGCAGCAAGGAATGTCCATGGATTTACACAGGAAGACATAGAAAAGATGTCTAGGCAGTGGGAAGAGGCTCCTTCGTTGTATTTGCAGCTTGATGTCAAG TCATTATTTCATGGAGATGATCTAAAGGAAAGTAAAATTCAGGAG GTAGACATGGATATGGAAGATGATATTGGAGATGCTTTGCCTGCAGCACAAGGAAGAGAAGCCGAGAAAGTTGTTGACCCTCCTGTCAGGGATGACACAA GTTCAATTAAGGAGGATGTGAAGGGAGGGGATGCTGAAGGGGAGCATCCAACAGAAGTCAGGGAATTGGGCAAAAGCAAATGGTCAGAAGATTTTGGTGAAGATGACACTGATCAAACTGAAGGTATGAGGGGCAATATTAATGCTCTATCTGGGTTAATTCATCAATATGGCAAGGAACGAAAATCTGTACATTGGGGTGATCAG GCTGGCAAGTCAGGGTTCTCAATAGGAGCTGCAAGGAAGTTAAATGGTTTGTCTTTAGTGATTGGACCTGGTGCTGGATACAACCTGGTTAGTTTCTTGCTTTGTGTCTTCGTTTTCATTTCACTACTGTTCTTTGGTTTTCCTTTCTATTCAGTGTTTCCTGATATCTGTGCAAAGATATTCGGTTTCACGGTTTTCTACTTGCATTTTCCTACTTTTCTTTACAACGAAGTTAAGGCTTTGTTTggtttttgcttttatttttcgtgTTTTACACTTCAGTTACCCATTTTCATATTTTCCCTtaacaaaatcttaaaaatgaTAACACTATGGGTGAAGCTAAGCACACACCCAATTTAA
- the LOC107467730 gene encoding pollen-specific leucine-rich repeat extensin-like protein 1 isoform X2: MDRQWYPNPNPNLNHRPIQPNVCPSCFIPHFPFCPPPPPTSSYYTQPPPPHTPPFQPPPPHAPSYWPPDSDRTFKRQRIDDPHSNFLEDERRLKLIRDHGVALASQQQHYQQPHEELRNHSNYTTHVHQNGFLNFPQNGQFSNGSYAHDSSSGSYHYQAHTPPPPPHDFRNLEGNQGQLNGRVVQYPYPYAHSDNVAHVEASRFFRGQPPLPSSPPPPLPPADPPINQSLQLNASYFSPPKKPGFLFPVHGSSPASVAPSPSSYSQVPEAHALPQPYFQNKQVPEFSTSFPPEEPSNRLLGDAQPFSLKHLPADKPKVTDASHLFMHPHRASRPDHFVIILRGLPGSGKSYLAKMLRDLEVENGGDAPRIHSMDDYFMTEVEKVEDSDTSKSSSSGRSKKLATKKVMEYCYEPEMEEAYRSSMLKAFKKTVEEGSFTFVIVDDRNLRVADFAQFWATAKRSGYEVYILEATYKDPVGCAARNVHGFTQEDIEKMSRQWEEAPSLYLQLDVKSLFHGDDLKESKIQEVDMDMEDDIGDALPAAQGREAEKVVDPPVRDDTSSIKEDVKGGDAEGEHPTEVRELGKSKWSEDFGEDDTDQTEGWQVRVLNRSCKEVKWFVFSDWTWCWIQPG; encoded by the exons ATGGACCGTCAATGGTATCCTAACCCGAACCCTAACCTGAACCACAGACCAATCCAACCCAATGTTTGCCCTTCTTGCTTCATCCCACACTTCCCCTTCTGCCCCCCTCCTCCACCCACTTCGTCCTATTACACCCAACCTCCACCACCTCACACGCCACCCTTCCAGCCACCACCTCCCCACGCGCCCTCTTATTGGCCCCCCGACTCCGACAGAACCTTCAAGAGACAGAGAATCGATGATCCTCACTCCAATTTCTTGGAAGACGAGCGAAGGCTCAAGCTGATTCGCGATCACGGTGTTGCCCTAGCTTCGCAGCAGCAGCACTACCAACAACCACACGAAGAGCTTCGCAACCACAGTAACTACACTACACATGTTCATCAAAACGGGTTCCTAAATTTTCCGCAAAACGGTCAATTCAGTAACGGTTCTTATGCGCACGATTCTTCTAGCGGTAGCTACCATTACCAGGCTCACACTCCTCCGCCACCACCTCATGATTTTCGAAATCTCGAAGGGAATCAGGGTCAATTGAATGGGAGAGTTGTGCAGTACCCTTACCCTTATGCCCATTCTGATAATGTGGCTCATGTGGAAGCATCAAGATTCTTCAGGGGCCAgcctcctcttccttcttctccgcCGCCTCCTCTTCCTCCAGCTGATCCGCCTATTAATCAGTCTTTGCAGTTGAATGCTTCTTACTTTTCCCCACCCAAGAAACCGGGGTTTCTTTTTCCTGTTCATGGAAGTTCCCCTGCTTCTGTGGCTCCCTCTCCCTCATCGTATTCACAGGTTCCTGAAGCTCATGCGTTGCCCCAGCCTTATTTTCAGAATAAACAAGTTCCAGAATTTTCCACTAGTTTTCCTCCTGAG GAACCATCTAACCGGTTATTGGGGGATGCTCAACCTTTTTCACTAAAGCATTTGCCTGCTGATAAACCTAAAGTCACTGATGCGTCACACTTGTTTATGCATCCACATCGAGCTTCCCGTCCTGATCATTTTGTGATCATCCTTCGAGGTCTTCCAG GTAGTGGTAAGAGCTATTTAGCAAAGATGTTGCGTGATCTTGAGGTTGAAAATGGTGGTGATGCTCCACGGATTCATTCAATGGATGATTATTTCATGACTGAGGTTGAAAAG gTTGAGGATAGTGATACTTCAAAGTCTTCGAGTTCCGGCAGAAGCAAGAAACTGGCAACAAAGAAGGTCATGGAGTATTGTTATGAACCTGAAATGGAAGAG GCTTATCGGTCAAGCATGTTGAAAGCATTCAAGAAAACTGTTGAGGAGGGATCTTTCACATTTGTCATTG TGGATGACCGCAATCTGCGGGTAGCTGATTTTGCTCAATTTTGGGCAACTGCAAAG AGGTCGGGCTATGAAGTGTACATTTTAGAGGCAACTTACAAGGATCCTGTG GGTTGTGCAGCAAGGAATGTCCATGGATTTACACAGGAAGACATAGAAAAGATGTCTAGGCAGTGGGAAGAGGCTCCTTCGTTGTATTTGCAGCTTGATGTCAAG TCATTATTTCATGGAGATGATCTAAAGGAAAGTAAAATTCAGGAG GTAGACATGGATATGGAAGATGATATTGGAGATGCTTTGCCTGCAGCACAAGGAAGAGAAGCCGAGAAAGTTGTTGACCCTCCTGTCAGGGATGACACAA GTTCAATTAAGGAGGATGTGAAGGGAGGGGATGCTGAAGGGGAGCATCCAACAGAAGTCAGGGAATTGGGCAAAAGCAAATGGTCAGAAGATTTTGGTGAAGATGACACTGATCAAACTGAAG GCTGGCAAGTCAGGGTTCTCAATAGGAGCTGCAAGGAAGTTAAATGGTTTGTCTTTAGTGATTGGACCTGGTGCTGGATACAACCTGGTTAG